A single region of the Vicia villosa cultivar HV-30 ecotype Madison, WI linkage group LG4, Vvil1.0, whole genome shotgun sequence genome encodes:
- the LOC131594352 gene encoding uncharacterized protein LOC131594352, with protein MEPERSKPLHNFSLPPMKWGAQRFLRCVNTDHSPLNRNSPQTDPNRKNHQPIVRERIMGDLTVAATKLKVSIFEENGNGNGNADADASLVGASNGTIRPWNLRTRRAACKAPPPPSPVPLPPVRDEGRRFFEVGSSSPSSPVMMMKKKKMVMVNEKVKFSVSLSKEEIEQDFWALAGTRPPRRPKKRPRIVQRQLNTLLPGMWLSEVTAESYKVSEVPE; from the exons ATGGAACCCGAAAGATCAAAACCACTCCACAACTTTTCATTACCACCCATGAAATGGGGAGCACAGCGTTTTCTAAGATGTGTCAACACCGACCATTCACCTCTCAATCGCAATTCTCCCCAAACCGACCCTAATCGCAAAAACCACCAACCCATCGTTCGTGAAAGAATCATGGGTGATCTCACAGTCGCTGCAACGAAACTTAAAGTTTCTATTTTTGAAGAAAATGGTAATGGTAATGGTAATGCTGATGCTGATGCTTCTCTTGTTGGTGCTTCTAATGGTACAATTAGGCCTTGGAATTTGAGAACAAGAAGAGCTGCGTGTAAAGCACCGCCACCGCCTTCGCCGGTACCGTTACCGCCGGTTAGAGATGAAGGAAGAAGGTTTTTTGAGGTTGGGTCTTCTTCACCTTCTTCGCctgtgatgatgatgaagaagaagaaaatggttATGGTGAATGAGAAAGTTAAATTTTCTGTTTCTCTTTCTAAGGAAGAGATTGAACAAGATTTTTGGGCTTTGGCTGGGACTAGACCTCCCAGAAGGCCCAAGAAGAGGCCCAGAATTGTTCAGAGACAATTGAAT ACGCTTCTTCCTGGGATGTGGCTATCGGAGGTGACTGCAGAGTCATACAAAGTTTCTGAAGTTCCCGAATGA